In one window of Tachypleus tridentatus isolate NWPU-2018 chromosome 2, ASM421037v1, whole genome shotgun sequence DNA:
- the LOC143236230 gene encoding histone H3-like, with product MARTKQTARKSTGGKAPRKQLVTKAARNNIPATGDVKKLHRYRPETVVLREIRRYQKFTELLIRKLPFQREIAQDFKTGLRFQSSAVMALQEASEAYLVGLFKDTNLCAIHTKRVTIMPKDIQLARRIQGERA from the coding sequence atggctcgcacgaaacaaactgcaagaaaatccacgggcggaaaagcaccaagaaaacaactggtcACTAAAGCTGCtcgaaataacattccagccacaGGAGACGTAAAGAAACTTCATCGTTACAGACCAGAAACTGTAGTCCTCCGTGAAATACGTCGATACCAGAAGTTCACTGAGCTGCTTATTCGAAAACTACCTTTCcagagagaaattgcccaggacttcaagactggattgagattccagagctctgctgtcatggctcttcaggaagCCAGTGAGGcatacttggtgggtctcttcaaagacactaacctgtgtgccattcataCAAAGAgggtgaccatcatgccgaaagacatccaactcgcacgtagaattcaaggggaacgagcctaa